Genomic segment of Myxococcus stipitatus:
AGCCGTGGGCGCCGGCGTATTCGCCGTGGTCCGAGAGGAACACCACCAGCGTGTTGTCCGCCTGGCCGCTCTCCTCGAGCGTGTTCAGCACGCGCGCGATGTGGCCATCCACCAGGTGGATGAGCCACGTGTAGTACTGGTTGAAGCGCAAGGTGGACACGTCGGGCGCGGCGGTGAGCTGGAAGGGGATGCCCGAGTTGAGCGTGACGGTGACGGGGTCGATGCCCTCCTTCGCCTGGTGCAGGGAGAGCCCCGTCTTCGACGCGAGCGCCAGCCCCATCTTGTAGGCGTAGTCGCGCTGGCAGCTGGGCTTGTTGACCAGCGGGTCGTGCACGTTGGGCGGCAGGTGGGCGTTGTGCTGAGGAAAGTCGAGCGGGTTCAGCGCGAACGACAGGGTGCCCGCGACGGGGACGACGGAGCGCGCCGTCGGGCCCGGGACGGACAAGGGCCCCAGCGGCGCGGACGTGGAGTCGAGCTGCCGCGGGAGGATGGGGTAGGTCGCGATGTCATGGGGGTTGGTGAAGGACGCGACGGCGAACCAGGGCTGGGGCTCGGTCGAGGGCGGGTTGCCGAGCGGCGCCACATAGGCCTGCTCTCCGAGAGCCCGGTTGTAGGGCTGTCCCAGCGCCATGCGACGCAGGAACGCGCAGGCCAGGTCCGCGAAGCCCACGTCCCGGAAGGCGCCCAGGTTGTTGACGGAGGAGCCATGCGGCTCCGGATACGACAGCTCCCAGTCGTCGAAGCCATAGCGCTTCAGCGAGTGCTCGGGCGGGTTGCTGACGTGCCACTTGCCGAAGTAGTGCGTGTGATAGCCGGCCTGCTGGAACCAGTGGCCGATGGTGGGAATCCCCTCGGGGGACAGCCACGGGAAGGCCGAGGCATCCCCGCTCTTGAAGAGTCCATCCGTCTGCGTGACGCCCGTGCGCGTGCCGTACTGGCCCGTGTAGATGGCGGCGCGGCTGGGGATGCAGGCCGAGGCGGCGATGGTGTGGTTTCGGAAGACGGCCGCGTTCTTTCGCAGGGCGGCGAAGCCCGGGAAGAACTTCCGGAAGGGATTGTCCTCACCGCCCTCGTCGATGAAGCCGA
This window contains:
- a CDS encoding sulfatase-like hydrolase/transferase, which gives rise to MSKSARPNILLLTVDQLMFPRFAYGPDGGFLPGIKDILGFIDEGGEDNPFRKFFPGFAALRKNAAVFRNHTIAASACIPSRAAIYTGQYGTRTGVTQTDGLFKSGDASAFPWLSPEGIPTIGHWFQQAGYHTHYFGKWHVSNPPEHSLKRYGFDDWELSYPEPHGSSVNNLGAFRDVGFADLACAFLRRMALGQPYNRALGEQAYVAPLGNPPSTEPQPWFAVASFTNPHDIATYPILPRQLDSTSAPLGPLSVPGPTARSVVPVAGTLSFALNPLDFPQHNAHLPPNVHDPLVNKPSCQRDYAYKMGLALASKTGLSLHQAKEGIDPVTVTLNSGIPFQLTAAPDVSTLRFNQYYTWLIHLVDGHIARVLNTLEESGQADNTLVVFLSDHGEYAGAHGYMMEKWHTAYQEALHVPLVVRFPTKESPPKTRQIDALTSHVDVLPTLLGLAGISRGEVAEIRTELRLHRPVPPFVGADLSPLARGETSTVTEPDGSTREGVLFVTDDEITEPLPPNGDPHQEHDEALFSVFVRAVEALREGSTRAGKVPFLASGAVCQPNHVRCVRTPRWKLARTWDPSGTHADQWELYDLKNDPLELENLLVFDGAFPTLIADLPKGLGRAEVETAARATHALLQKYEREKLSPWPG